ATTGGTAATTTCCAACACCTTCTTTTCTAAACGCGCTATTAATTGATTTAACTCTTTAAGGTTAGATTGTAAAAAATCATTATTAAACATAGAAAAAGAGGCGCTTTCATCTTTTAATAGCTCCAATAAATACACCACATACTCTTTAGCTTTTCTATATCCTAATTTACCGACATTATCACTCCTTTGGATATAAGTCCCTTTATCCTCATAAGAATTATCCTTACTCTGTGGTTTATATAACTGTCCGTTTGTATTTGTCAAACTATTTATATCCAAAAACAAATCATCTGTTTTAACAGGAATGATACTTATAAACTCCTTCAGTCTATAAGAAAAGCTATTCATTTCTCGGTTTAAAACTGGAAAAGCATTCACTGTTCCATAAACATTTGTTAATGTCGCATTAGAGATGACACGAGGAAATACGATCTTAATCCACCGCACATTATCATCAACTTTCACTTTATTATCTGATATAAAAGTATCCAGTTCTTCAAAATTTGAAGTCTTACAACTAGTGCCCTCTTTAGATTCCACAATTCTAACAAAATGTTTATTATAAAAATTACAAGTCTGATGTACTAGATTATTAGTTTTACTTGGTGCATCTTCAAAAATAGCGTCTAAATCGAGTTTAGCACTCTCCGTTGAGTTAATAAAACCGGATTCTATTTTAATTTTATTATTATCAAGGTACCACTCTGAAAACTTTAGATGATGATAAAAAAGAGCTTTATCATCAATATCTAAAAGCTCAAAATAAACAGAAATATCACTTAAATTAAGCGTATCTAAGTCACTAGTTACCCCTAAATATAACGTTGAATTTGGTAAACTCCCATTACTTGTCCCTTGTAGTAAATCCTCGTAATCATTTTTACCAATAACCTCTTTTATCGTGTTATCAACTGCTATATAACTAATATTAGCTTTGATTAGATTGCAAGATGCTACTGGCGTAAAATATAAATTCTTGAAATTTTGAGTTGTTTTTTTATGTGTTACTTTTTTCTTGTAATAAAAAAGCGTTTCTGGCTGCACTAAAGCTCTATCATCTAAAGGAAAAGAACTCATTACACCATGTGCTGGTTTTGGACCATAAATGGTCTCTGGTGTCATTAACTGTATTATTTTCTCGGTAATTCTAGTTTGCGACTCATTAATCTCTCCACTAATTTTTTCTATTTCAGAAGCACAGGCACTTATTAAAAGAGCTACAAGTGGATCAAAAGACATCTCAATCTCATTCGCAGGTACGCCCCAAAGCTTAGCCGCTTTTTTAAGCATCCTGTTTTTAATTTGTTCTTTTGTGTTATTCATTTATATTTTAATATGATAATGGTCCAATAAAAAAATGCTCTACATAAGAAAAGTTTTCATCAATTTTTTTGATTCGTCCTTTAATACCAATATCGACTCTTTTTTTTATTCTATTATTTTGTCCGTTAGGGTTCAATTCCTCTTGTTTTATTTTAACAGTAATTGATAGCCCTGTTAATCTTTTTTCATGTATTTTTAGTGAATCATATAACGACTCTTCAATTAGAGATTTTAATTTATTAGTGCTTTTTAGATTATCAAAGTCGATATTCCATATGGAACAACCATACGAATCATCAAAAGTACACTCTCCAAAATATGACGTCGCTATCAAATGGATATTATTAGCTATTGAGGTTGATAAATCACAAGTCGAATGATTTTTACTTTTTATCAACGCTTCAGCATTTATTGGTAACTTATAATATGTATTATTCATTTAAGTATAATTGTTCAACTAATATAGACCTATAGATTATAAAAAAAAGAGGAATTCAAATATAATTTATATACTTTAAAAAATAAGGCTTTTCATACCTGTTTTGTTGCATTTCATCGAAATACAAACCTTGTCAAGTTTTTTTTTTCTAATTTTATTACAAATTAATCCAAATACGACAAAAACACCTTTAAATCTATCCATTAATAATGAAAAAAATAATTTTAATACCTACACTATTACTATTTTGTATTCTTAATTACGCTCAAAACAGCCGTTTTGAAGGTGTTGTAATAGACGCACAATTATCAACCCCGATTAAAGGTGCGATTGTAACCATAAAAGACACTAAATTTACGGAAGCTACTGACGACGATGGTAAATTTGTTTTCACTCAACAATTACCCGAAGGCGCTCTAGCTGTTTTAGTAGAGAAAAACAACTTTATAACCAATATATTTTTAATTGACGCCGCACCAGGTGTAAAAATTGAAGCTAAAGAAATTAAGCTAGAGCCAAACAAAAAAGAGCTTTACAATAGAAAAGTTGCTGATAGAGAGTTAAAAAAACAACAACGTATCGAAGAAAAAAAAGAATCTGAGCGCATTGCTGATATAGAAAAAGAATTAAAAGAAAAAGATAAACTATATGCTAAAGAAATAAAACGTTTAGCTAAGAACAAAAGAAAAGGAAAAATAGACGATGATACTGTTACACTTGATTATAAAGATCCTAACAGCATTACTGAGTCAGAAGAAACACCATATACTATTACTGAAACGCAATTAAAATACGGAAACATTCTTGGTGTTGATCCTGCTGACCTTACTAATGTAGAACTTTATAATTTAATTGAAGACTGGGACAATGTATCTTACTTGTATGGAGGGAATACTAAAAAAAGAGGTATTGATTGCTCGTCTTTTACTCAATTTATCTTTTCGTCAATATATAAATTTAGATTAGAACGTACTGCATCCCAACAATATCATTCAGAATCTGTTGATACCTTCAAAAACAGAGGTCAAATTTTTGAAGGTGATTTAATCTTCTTTACAGGCGTAGGAGAAAGTAATGACGAAATAAACCATGTTGGAGTATACTTACATAATAATATGTTTGTGCACTCCACAAGTAATAAAGATAATGATGGAAACGGCGGAGTACAAATTAGCAATCTAAATGATGACTACTGGGCTACAAAATTTGTATCTGCAGGACGCATAATTTTAGATAATTAAGACGTTTAGTTGCTAATGGACGCCGTAAAACTAAAAGAAATTTTTAACGAGTTATTATCTGTATACCAAAACCTCAAAACAGAGGTTTTGGTGGCAGAAGTTCAAGAACGTACAGATTTAAAATCTGAACACATAATAATCAACAATAAAAGTACTTTTCAACGACCTTATAGAAGAGATTTATTAAATATAGATATTTCAAAATTAGAAGATGATTTACTAAGTATGGATTTATCCAGAAGTGGATTATACGATTATCTTCCTGAAGGTGTTTTTCACACGCAAACAAGTAATCGATCAACTTCATTTTCTGCAAATAGGATCAAAACGAAAAAGGAAGAAGCTGCAGCTAGGTCCTTTTTCTCACCGATAGAAAATGAGTTCTTCCATCAGAGATTAAATATTGAAAAAAACGAACGTGTTTTAACTAATAATTTTTACAGTTTAAAAGACGATTATCTTATCGACTTCTGGAATTTAAGTCAAGACATGCCACGCCCCTATTTACTAAAATTAATAAAGCTATTACCTCATACTTTTAAAATTGCTGGAAATTTAGAATTAACACGACTAAGTTTAGAGAAAATTTTAAAAAATGATGTCTCATTTATCACAAAATATATTACCGAAAACAGTATAAAACCAAAACCCCAAGAAGAACACAAAAGGCTAGGTATAGACTCGGTTTTAGACAATGCAGGACATCATTTAGCACACCCTTACTTAGAAGTAACAATATGGCTAAAAAGTAATAAAGAAATAAATAGTTACGTCTCCGATAAAGGAATAAACAAATTTTTAGAGGTATTTTACAGTTATTTTTTACCTTTAGAGCTTGATGTAACAACAAAATACGAAGTCAAAGGTGATTTAGGCTTTTCGTTAGATGCAAAAGACTGTTCCACAATAGGAATTTCAACCAAAATATAAAGACAAAATGGGTTCTCTTTCAAGTTTATTAAGCGGTAACGCTTTTAAAATAAGCATCTTACTTTTTATAGTAGGATCTTTAATAATGATGCTTTTTACTAAAATTAGAAAAATTTTCTCTAAGCAAAAAAAACAAGCCATACTCTATGCTATATTTATTTTAATCTCTTTTGCTCTAGTCGGCTTTATAAGCTCAAGCAAATTTTTAAACGATACTGCTGTTAATAGTTTTATTGGAATGCAAATTATTTTTCTACTTTTAGGGATGCTGCACTTATTTATAATGCGCAAATCTTTTAGTGCATTATCAGAAGACAAATCGGACTTCTTTTCTGAGTTTTTATTTACGGTTGCCATAACACTAATTGGACTCTTTGCCTTTTTAAACGTAGTTACTAAATTTAGAGAGGGTACCAATTATACATTCTTAGCTTCTTCTATTGTCTTTATGGTGCCTTACCTAGTATATAAACTATACGAGTTCTCTTTATTGATACCCGTTCCAGAATATAAAAATTGGTTTTATCCATTAGAAGTCGATGTTAAAGAACCAACGCAAAAAGAATTACAAAACCCCTTAGTAATTAGTTTTGAGTTTCAGAAAAATCAAAATTTAGCAGATGTCACTAACTTTAGAGTTAAAGCGCCTGAAAACATGGAATTTGGAAAATTATTCTACTTCTTTATAAATGATTATAATGAAAGGCATCCAGAAAGTAAAATAGACTTTATCGATTACAATTCGCAAGAACCACACGGCTGGATATTTTATAGAAAACCAAGTTGGATCAAGTCTTTAAAGCATATCAACTACTCTAAAACAGTCATAGCAAATGATATTAGAGAAGACTATATCATTGTATGCCAAAGAACTAACACAGATTAAAACAAAATCCACCCGTAGCTTAACAGATAAATACGCTTTTTATCGAAAATATTTGTATCCACTCTACAAAGTGGCTAAATTTATAGTATGCCAATAATGGCTTTTAAATTTTTACTTAAATATTTTTTATTATGGCTTTCAAAGCAAAACTTAAAGTAGGCGGACAAGAGTACAATGTGTTAAATTCTTCTTATGAATTACACCAAGAAACGGACGCTACGGGAAGACCTTCTTCTATTACAAGAGGAGGTAAAATTAAATTAACAGTAGAGTCTACTGCAGACACTAGTCTTTCTGACTGGATGTTTAATAACTTCGAGCGTAGAGATGGTTCTATCGTATTCTTAAAAAGAGATAGCGATTCTACGTCTAAAGAATTAAAATTCACAGAAGGTTACATGGTTAAATATTACGAAAATTTTGATTCTACTGGAAAAAACCCAATGTCTGAGTCTTTCGTAATTTCTGCTAAAGGAATCGGTATTGGAAATGGAGAGCATGTTAATGACTGGGTTTAATTTAAACTCTTAATTAATTGTTACAGTAACATAATTAAATAAAGGGAGTGCTCATGGCTACTCCCTTTATTTTTTCATTATTCATTTAAATCCCAATACTTATGTCGTTTTTAGCTAAACTTAATATCGATGATAACGAAATGAATGTTTTAGAGTGCTCTTTTGGTTTTCACCAAGGTGCTGATAATACAGGTCGACCATCACAAAAACCTCGCGGAGGGCAAATAACTATTCTTATAGAATCCACAAATAAAACAGACTTTTTAGAATGGATGATTTCTAGTAACATGACCAAAAATGGAAGTATCGTCTTTTACAAAAGAGATAACCTATCTAGTCTTAAAACCATAGATTTTAGTGAAGCCTATTGCCTAGACTATGTCGAAGATTTTGATGCTATTGGATCGCAACCGTTAAAAACGCGTGTTGTTATTTCAGCAAAAGAAGTCAGTATAAAAGGAACGACGTATACAAATAATTGGCCAGCAAAAATGTAATAATAGAAAATCTATAATTACTCTTTTCTACGTATATACAACAGAGTTATTAACTCAATACTGTCTATTTTAATAACAGTATAGAGTTATACCTTAATACTATATGCTGCCATAATATATTGTAAACACTTAACTTTTATAGATTAACTACATTAAGAAAACAGATGCTTATGATATTTATATTGAACCTAGTCGTAAAACCATTGTGGTACGCCAAAAATGGAAATATATTTGGA
This portion of the Olleya sp. Bg11-27 genome encodes:
- a CDS encoding type VI secretion system baseplate subunit TssF, with amino-acid sequence MNNTKEQIKNRMLKKAAKLWGVPANEIEMSFDPLVALLISACASEIEKISGEINESQTRITEKIIQLMTPETIYGPKPAHGVMSSFPLDDRALVQPETLFYYKKKVTHKKTTQNFKNLYFTPVASCNLIKANISYIAVDNTIKEVIGKNDYEDLLQGTSNGSLPNSTLYLGVTSDLDTLNLSDISVYFELLDIDDKALFYHHLKFSEWYLDNNKIKIESGFINSTESAKLDLDAIFEDAPSKTNNLVHQTCNFYNKHFVRIVESKEGTSCKTSNFEELDTFISDNKVKVDDNVRWIKIVFPRVISNATLTNVYGTVNAFPVLNREMNSFSYRLKEFISIIPVKTDDLFLDINSLTNTNGQLYKPQSKDNSYEDKGTYIQRSDNVGKLGYRKAKEYVVYLLELLKDESASFSMFNNDFLQSNLKELNQLIARLEKKVLEITNEVSETTYLSLKPFKVKESLLVEYWTTNGTLANNLKTGSALEIYKGIGIRQKSSTLLTPTFGGKDHLTMEERLNAYRRSLLSRDRIVTKEDVKALCYEIYNNKITDIQIRKSYVKDIAINKGLINCIEISLTPNPDSITKEHEWEALNSNLLLFLENHSVSVFPYKVRIL
- a CDS encoding GPW/gp25 family protein — protein: MNNTYYKLPINAEALIKSKNHSTCDLSTSIANNIHLIATSYFGECTFDDSYGCSIWNIDFDNLKSTNKLKSLIEESLYDSLKIHEKRLTGLSITVKIKQEELNPNGQNNRIKKRVDIGIKGRIKKIDENFSYVEHFFIGPLSY
- a CDS encoding NlpC/P60 family protein, whose amino-acid sequence is MKKIILIPTLLLFCILNYAQNSRFEGVVIDAQLSTPIKGAIVTIKDTKFTEATDDDGKFVFTQQLPEGALAVLVEKNNFITNIFLIDAAPGVKIEAKEIKLEPNKKELYNRKVADRELKKQQRIEEKKESERIADIEKELKEKDKLYAKEIKRLAKNKRKGKIDDDTVTLDYKDPNSITESEETPYTITETQLKYGNILGVDPADLTNVELYNLIEDWDNVSYLYGGNTKKRGIDCSSFTQFIFSSIYKFRLERTASQQYHSESVDTFKNRGQIFEGDLIFFTGVGESNDEINHVGVYLHNNMFVHSTSNKDNDGNGGVQISNLNDDYWATKFVSAGRIILDN
- a CDS encoding TssN family type VI secretion system protein, which produces MGSLSSLLSGNAFKISILLFIVGSLIMMLFTKIRKIFSKQKKQAILYAIFILISFALVGFISSSKFLNDTAVNSFIGMQIIFLLLGMLHLFIMRKSFSALSEDKSDFFSEFLFTVAITLIGLFAFLNVVTKFREGTNYTFLASSIVFMVPYLVYKLYEFSLLIPVPEYKNWFYPLEVDVKEPTQKELQNPLVISFEFQKNQNLADVTNFRVKAPENMEFGKLFYFFINDYNERHPESKIDFIDYNSQEPHGWIFYRKPSWIKSLKHINYSKTVIANDIREDYIIVCQRTNTD
- the tssD gene encoding type VI secretion system tube protein TssD, with the protein product MAFKAKLKVGGQEYNVLNSSYELHQETDATGRPSSITRGGKIKLTVESTADTSLSDWMFNNFERRDGSIVFLKRDSDSTSKELKFTEGYMVKYYENFDSTGKNPMSESFVISAKGIGIGNGEHVNDWV
- the tssD gene encoding type VI secretion system tube protein TssD — translated: MSFLAKLNIDDNEMNVLECSFGFHQGADNTGRPSQKPRGGQITILIESTNKTDFLEWMISSNMTKNGSIVFYKRDNLSSLKTIDFSEAYCLDYVEDFDAIGSQPLKTRVVISAKEVSIKGTTYTNNWPAKM